CATTGCCGGCGTGATCCCTGAAATGAACCACAATGAAATCGTGGGCTGGGAGTGGAATTCGGATATGATTAAAAATTTTATTGCCATCTTCCTGGAAAACAAAGATGTTGATTCTCGCATATTAAAACGCATCGAAATTTCCAAGGAAATTATTAAAAAGCGGGGCGTGGAAGTAGTTGAGGTCTATGCCGACGGTAAGAGCCGCCTGGAAAAAGTCTTTTCGCTGGTTTTATTGGGCGACTGGATGAGTTATTACCTGGCTCTTTTGTACAAAAAAGATCCCACGGAAATTAAAAATGTGGACTATATTCGGCAAAAAATGTCCGGCACAGAATGAATTTGTAGTCCGCGAGAAATTATGTTATATTAAATGCTTTTCTAATATTAACAGCTAATTCAAGGAGAAAGAGGATGCCCAATTATCTGTTTTCATCAGAATCGGTAACGGAAGGCCATCCGGATAAAATGGCGGATCAGATATCCGATGCGATTCTGGACGAAGTTATAAAAGATGATGTTTTTGGACGCGTTGCTTGCGAAACCTTTTTAACCACCGGCCTGGTTCTGGTTGGCGGCGAAATTACCACCGATACCTATGTGGATATTCCAAAAACGGTGCGTGAAGTCGTTAAAGATATTGGTTATGTTAACGCTGAATACGGTTTTGACTACATGACTTGCGCCGTGATGACTTCCATTGATCAACAATCGCCGGATATTGCCATGGGCGTTGACCGGGCGGGCGCCGGCGATCAGGGCATGATGTTTGGCTACGCCACCACCGAAACAGCAGAGTTAATGCCCATGCCCATTTTGTTAGCCCATAAAATAACGCATCGCCTGGCGGATGTGCGCAAAAGCGGTAAACTACCCTTTTTACGCCCCGATGGCAAAGCTCAGGTGACCATTCGTTATGAAAACGATAAACCGATCGCCGTTGAAAAGGTGGTGGTTTCTGCCCAGCATGAACCGAATGTCGCTTACGAAACATTGAAAGAAGCGATTATTGAAGAGGTGGTTAAACCGGTTTTGCCGCAGGAGATGGTTAATGGCCGTGAAATCACCTATTTTATTAATCCTACCGGCCGATTTGTGATCGGCGGTCCGCAGGGCGACGCCGGGCTCACCGGACGTAAGATCATTGTTGATACTTATGGCGGAGTGTTCAGCCATGGCGGCGGCGCGTTTAGCGGAAAGGATCCCACGAAGGTCGATCGTTCTGCCTCGTATTTTGCGCGTTACGTGGCCAAAAACGTGGTGGCCGCCGGTCTGGCCGAAAAATGCGGCGTACAGGTTGCCTATGCCATCGGCGTAGCCGAACCGGTTTCGTTGATGGTGCAAACATTTGGCACCGGTAAAATGCCCGATGAAGAATTAACCAAATTGGTGCAAAAACATTTCGATTTTACGCCTGGCGGCATTATTGAAACGCTGGATTTACGCAGACCCATCTATCGTAAAACAGCGGCTTACGGACACTTTGGCCGTGAAATGAAGGAGTTTACCTGGGAAAAAACGGACATGGCTGAAACGTTAAAAAAAGGTTGATTAAATTTTAAAGCGACTCATCGAGTCGCTTTTTTTTTAATGAAGGTAAAAAGAAAAACGCGTGTCGATACAGATGAACTACACTTTATGGACAGGAAAGGAGCGAAACGTTGAACAATCTTTTCATCATTGAACACCCGCTGCTGCAGGCAAAGTTAACGGTGCTGCGCGATAAAAGAACCAAACGTCAGGAATTCCGACAAACACTTTCAGAGATTGCCATGTTGATGACTTATGACATCACGCGCAATATTCCGGTTTCTCATGTTAAGGTGGAAACCCCGCTGGAAGAAACCACGGGTACAGTGCTGAACAAAGATGTTACACTGGTCCCCATTCTTAGAGCGGGCCTGGGCATGATTGACGGTATTCTGGAACTGCTGCCGGATGCAAGAGTTGGGCACGTGGGCGTTTATCGGGATAAAAAAACGCTGCTGCCGGTTGAATATTATCTGAAATTGCCGGAAAATGTAAAAGAGACTTTTGTGATTTTAGTGGATCCCATGCTGGCCACGGGCGGATCTGCCCTGGCGGCTATTGAAATTTTGAGACAAAAGGGCATTAAAGAACTTAATTTTTTGTGTCTGGTGGCCGCGCCTGAGGGTGTGCGCGCCGTGCATGAAAAATTTCCGGATGTCAAGATTTTTACTGCGGCGCTTGACCGACAGTTGAACGAGCACGGTTATATTTTGCCCGGCCTGGGCGATGCCGGAGACCGCCTTTACGGCACCGAATAAGGCCAATCATTTTAATTGAAAATTTAATGGGCTTCATGAATCATGTTCGAAGCAAGACAAATTTTCTTTTTAAGAGTAACGCCAGATCGCCTGTTTTTTGACGCGCAACAGGCCTTACCCGTTTCCAAAACTGCATTAAAGTTAGGAAGCGAAACGCCCATCGAGCAGTTTACACAGCGCTTTGCCTGGCTTAAAGTAAAAGTCCGTTCGTTTGATGCGGGAATATTGACCTGTGAAATTATCGAATTTACAGAAAACGGAAGCCGTGCTTTTGCCCGGCAACAGATTAATCTAAAAGGCGTTCAAAAACTGCTGCTGTATGCCCAGGACACCTTTAAAATTTTACAACTGGCCCGGCGAAAAACGACGGTTAAAAAAACAGTCGCACGGCAAGTTCAACCGTCTGCCCGACCTTCATCTACCCCGCCTCCCCCGGCAGAAAAACCGCCTGTAAAACCAGATCAGCCGTCTCTTAAACAAACCCCGCCTAAAGCCCCAAAGCGTCAGGAGCCCAAAATTATCAGAACAACGGTTACCTTTTTTGTTCCCTTTCCATCTTTAAAGTTCGGCAACGGTTACGCTCAAATTAATGAATATGTGTACATCCCGGCGATTTCGCGCAGCATGATGATTGAAGCGCGTATTGAAAACCAATTTATTCGCCAGGAATTCGAATACATTAAAGAGTATTTTAGCAAGGTTTTAAAGATCAAAACGGTTCGTGTGAAGGCCAATCTCATGATCAGGGATGGCGAGGCGACGGTTGAATCTGCCCGTTCGCCAGAGATCGAGAAAATTAATTCTGCGCTGATCGGCGAAGTAAAGGTTAAATTTATCAAAAAAGAATTAAATCAGGAAGGACACAAAGACGAAATTTTAACGGTAGATACGCTATTTGCGGCCGACGAAAAAAAGAAAAAGGCTGTGTTCAACGTGCAGGACGGCGAATTTATTCAGGAATTGATACGCATTAAAAAACCGAAACATGGCGAGCATGTTAAATATCTGGTTGATTTGCACAACCACCGCGTTTACCGCTTGCGCATTATCACCAACCCGCTGTCGTTTGTCTTTTTTCTGGAGGGCAAAAAGCGTTGTTTTTTGGCCTGGGAAACTCTGGCCGGAACGGACGGTACGTACCTCTGGGCCCTTTCGGGTAATTTGGGTGATTTGCTGGCAAAAAAGGAGATGTTTAAACGAGAGGTGATGAAAATCGAAAATGAAATTAAAACCGTAAAAAAAATAGGCCGCCTGAATTATCTAAAAAACCCTCCGCCAAACTTCGTGCGTGTGTTCCACGATTACCGGGATGCGCAGGGATTCGCGCGCTGGAAAAAAGAACTGCAAAGCCGGATTAATAGCTAACCCAAAGTTTATTTTGCGCCAGCCGCCAGAATGGTTTCCAGATTCTCTCCGTTTAACAAAACCACATGGGAAGAAACGAATCGTTCATTTAATGGATGATCGAATAAATAGATTGAATGTCCGCTTTGCTGAAGCTGGTTAAAATAAGCTTCCAGGCGTCCCTGTGGGTGGATGTAAAAAAACAGAACTTTTTGACAGTGACTGAAAATTAGGGCATCACGTTTGCGCACCAGGCTTTGATTGGCGCGCTTGCCTGCCGTTTCCGGCGCAATCATCAACAATTTTTGCTCGCCAAGCAAAAGGCTTTGCTGTTCGGTAAGAGAAAGCTCATTGAGTTCACGTGCGTGGTAGTGAATCAGATTGGCCTGAACATCCGGACGAAACAGTTTCAAAAGGGTTTTCTCCAGCGGCGATTGCCATCCTCCGGCCAGGCTGATCGGTAAATGCAAAAGTTTGTTAAAAAGATCTATGGCTGCAGGCGACAGCTCAGCAGGAGATTCTCTGGATGCAAAAACGGCTACTTTGGTCTGGCTGAGCAGTTCAATATTTCCCCGGGTGTGGAATACCATTAAAGGTTGCGAGGAATCAATCATGACGTTTCCTCCCGCCCTCCATTTATTTTTTTAAAAGCATTCTTAACGCTTCAAGGTATTTATTCAAACGCCGACGGTCCTCTTCAGTAATGACATCCAGGCGCTTAATATCCAGGTTGTCGTTTAAATCGGCAATTTTTACCTGAACGGCCAGCGGATTTTTTGCAATCCGTTGAAGATAATCAAAATAATCTTCGCCCGGTCGGCGCGTAAGACAATCGACCGCGTTTAAAACTTCTCGCGAAAAGCCGTGTTCTTCCAGCTCCTGCAATGTACAGTCTGCATCTTCCAGCACATCGTGGAGCAAAGCGACAATTTTAGCGTTGCTGCCGGACACGTTGTGCATGACGCGCAAGGGATGCAAGATGTACGGCATGCCGGCCCGATCTTTCTGGCCGGCATGGGCCTTTAAAGCGATTTTAAGGGCAGCTTCCAGGGCGTCCATTTTACTTTAAGGGATTCCCTTTAATATCAAAAACTTCAATTTCATAATTCTCTTTTAACGCCTTTTCAACCACGTTACGATCGCCGACCAGAACAACCTGCATATTTTGCGGTTTTAGATATTTTTGCGCCGCTTCATTCACCTGCTCAACGGTGACTTCGGCAATTTTCTCCCGAAAGGTGCGGTAGTAATCCGCCGGCAAATTGTAAGTCACAATGTGGGCTATGGCGTCGCTGATCTGATCGATCGTTTCAAACGCCGTGGGGAACACGCCGATTAAATAGCCGGCGGCGCTGCTCAGTTCATCGGCGCTTACGCCATCTTCTTTCATTTTATGCGTTTCTTTAAAAACCTCCTGCAATGCCTGCGTAATGAATTCGGATTGAATGGAAGCCGAGATCAGCAACATTCCCACCTGAGGTCGGTAGGTTAATTGAGAGTGAATACCGTAGGTGTAGCCATGTTTTTCTCTCAGGTTTAAATTGAGGCGCGAGAGAAAATAACCGCCGAAAATCTCATTCATCAGGCGTATTTTAAAGAAATCTGGATGCTGGCGCGGCGGGATGAACTGTGCCACACGCAACTCAATTTGCGCCGCATTGGGTTTATGCACCAGCGCCATTTTGGGTTTTGCGCTCTGTTCAAAGCGCGCCACTTTAGCTTCATGCGGCGCTTTGTTTTGCTGGCTGGCAAAATACTTTTCTGTTAAAGAAAGCGCTTCATCTTCTTCGATGTTTCCGGTAAAAATGATTGTCGGCTGGCGTTTCAAAAAGACCTGGTTGTACAGGCTGCGCAGCTCTTCTACCGTAATTTTTTCAATGGAAGCGCTCAGCCCCTCAACAGGCAGACCGTAACGGTGGTCTGGAAAAAGCAATTTTAACAGTCGTTCGTTAGCGATCCGACCGGCCATGTCTTTAATCTGCAGGCGATCGACCAGCGCCTCCTGTTTTAAACGGGCAAATTCATGATCTGGCAAAACCGACTCATATAAAATCTGACGGCTTAATTCCAGACCTTTTTCAAGATGTTCTTTTAAAATATTCAATTCAAAGTAAAAACCGCTCCAGCCGATGTGTGTGTTGTAGTTGGCGCCCAGGGCTTCAAAACGTCCGGCAATCTGAGCGCCGGTCAATTTTTTAGTGCCTTCTAACAGTAAAAGAGAAAGCAAACTGGCCTGTCCCTCATGTCCTGGGCGGTCGTCCAGCGGCGAAAAAGAGACGTGGTACAACAGGTTGACCAGCGGCAGGTTGTTTTTGTGCACGGTAATGGTTTGCAAGCCTTCGGGCAGGCGATAGGCGCGGAACTCCGGAAAATTAAAGGGCCGCGGTTGACCGGGCTGCGGAATTTTTTCTCTATTAACCTTATCTTTCATTTCAACCTCTGTTCCTTCTTTTCAGGCAGGTAAATAACGCCCACGCGGTTTTGAGGGGTCAAAAATTTTTGCGCGGTGGACATCAGGTCGTCTGGAGTAATGTTCATGTAAACATCGATCTCTTCATTTAAATGGTTCGCATTTTGGTAATAGGTGTAATACATATTCAGCAGATCGGCGCGCACCGAAACCGATTGCAATTCGCGTACTTTTTGGGCAATGATCTGGTTTTTAACGCGCTCCATCTCCTGCTGCGTGATTGGTTCGTTTAATATGCGTTCCATCTCTTCGTCTATTTCGCGGCGAATGTCTTCTATCGACTGATCGGGCTTTGGTGTGGCCACAATAAAAAACAACGAGGTATCGATCATGGGCAAAACAAAAGTCTGGATGTCCTGCACAATTTGTTTTTGGCGAACCAGCTTTTGAATAAAGCGCGCGCTTTTTCCGCCGTTTAAAACGCTGGCAATAAAATCGCCGTGGTACACTTCGCTAGATGAGATGCCCGGTAAATGGTAAGCAAAGTGTAAACGCGGCAACTGAACATGATCGTGAATTTCAGAAAGTTTTTCGCCCTGATTGTAAGCGGAAAAATGCTTGTTAACGGGCGGGATGTTTTCGTAGGGCGGAATTTCGGCAAAATACTGTTCGATCAGCTTTTTGGCCTGCATCACATCAAAGTCCCCGCTGAGAACCAGGCTGGCATTATTGGGCGCGTAATAGGTTTTAAAGAATTGGCGGATGTCGTCAAGCGTGGCTTTTTCCAGATCGGACATGTAGCCGATGACCGGCCAGTGATAGGGATAATCCGCTGGAAAAGCAAGTTCCAGAATTTTTTCCAGCCATAAGCCATAGGGCTGATTTTCGTAACGCTGCCGCCGTTCATTTTTAACCACTTCTAACTGCGTCCTGAACTTTTCTTCATTCAGCGCGGGAAGCAGAAAACCCATGCGATCCGATTCCAGCCAGAGGCCCATTTCCAGGTAGTGCGAAGGCAGGGTTTCGTAATAATTGGTGCGGTCAAAGTAGGTGGAGCCATTTAAAGTGCCGCCCACGCTCTGGATGAGTTGAAAGTGCATTTCCGGCGGAACGTGCTGGCTGCCCTGAAACATCATGTGTTCAAACAGATGCGCAAAGCCGGTTTTACCGGGGCGTTCGTTTCTGGAACCCACCCGGTACCACAGATTGATGGCCACGATGGGGATCTGGCGATCCTGATGTAAAATAACATGCAGCCCGTTGGGCAGTTGGTATTCTTCAAATTCGATTTTAATTCCTGGCATTCGATTCCTTCTATCCAAATGAAATTCCGTTACAAAAGCGTTTCAATAAAGTTAAAATCTAACAAAGGTA
This sequence is a window from Caldithrix abyssi DSM 13497. Protein-coding genes within it:
- a CDS encoding M16 family metallopeptidase; translated protein: MPGIKIEFEEYQLPNGLHVILHQDRQIPIVAINLWYRVGSRNERPGKTGFAHLFEHMMFQGSQHVPPEMHFQLIQSVGGTLNGSTYFDRTNYYETLPSHYLEMGLWLESDRMGFLLPALNEEKFRTQLEVVKNERRQRYENQPYGLWLEKILELAFPADYPYHWPVIGYMSDLEKATLDDIRQFFKTYYAPNNASLVLSGDFDVMQAKKLIEQYFAEIPPYENIPPVNKHFSAYNQGEKLSEIHDHVQLPRLHFAYHLPGISSSEVYHGDFIASVLNGGKSARFIQKLVRQKQIVQDIQTFVLPMIDTSLFFIVATPKPDQSIEDIRREIDEEMERILNEPITQQEMERVKNQIIAQKVRELQSVSVRADLLNMYYTYYQNANHLNEEIDVYMNITPDDLMSTAQKFLTPQNRVGVIYLPEKKEQRLK
- a CDS encoding M16 family metallopeptidase — protein: MKDKVNREKIPQPGQPRPFNFPEFRAYRLPEGLQTITVHKNNLPLVNLLYHVSFSPLDDRPGHEGQASLLSLLLLEGTKKLTGAQIAGRFEALGANYNTHIGWSGFYFELNILKEHLEKGLELSRQILYESVLPDHEFARLKQEALVDRLQIKDMAGRIANERLLKLLFPDHRYGLPVEGLSASIEKITVEELRSLYNQVFLKRQPTIIFTGNIEEDEALSLTEKYFASQQNKAPHEAKVARFEQSAKPKMALVHKPNAAQIELRVAQFIPPRQHPDFFKIRLMNEIFGGYFLSRLNLNLREKHGYTYGIHSQLTYRPQVGMLLISASIQSEFITQALQEVFKETHKMKEDGVSADELSSAAGYLIGVFPTAFETIDQISDAIAHIVTYNLPADYYRTFREKIAEVTVEQVNEAAQKYLKPQNMQVVLVGDRNVVEKALKENYEIEVFDIKGNPLK
- the upp gene encoding uracil phosphoribosyltransferase; protein product: MNNLFIIEHPLLQAKLTVLRDKRTKRQEFRQTLSEIAMLMTYDITRNIPVSHVKVETPLEETTGTVLNKDVTLVPILRAGLGMIDGILELLPDARVGHVGVYRDKKTLLPVEYYLKLPENVKETFVILVDPMLATGGSALAAIEILRQKGIKELNFLCLVAAPEGVRAVHEKFPDVKIFTAALDRQLNEHGYILPGLGDAGDRLYGTE
- a CDS encoding HD domain-containing protein; this encodes MDALEAALKIALKAHAGQKDRAGMPYILHPLRVMHNVSGSNAKIVALLHDVLEDADCTLQELEEHGFSREVLNAVDCLTRRPGEDYFDYLQRIAKNPLAVQVKIADLNDNLDIKRLDVITEEDRRRLNKYLEALRMLLKK
- the metK gene encoding methionine adenosyltransferase, which produces MPNYLFSSESVTEGHPDKMADQISDAILDEVIKDDVFGRVACETFLTTGLVLVGGEITTDTYVDIPKTVREVVKDIGYVNAEYGFDYMTCAVMTSIDQQSPDIAMGVDRAGAGDQGMMFGYATTETAELMPMPILLAHKITHRLADVRKSGKLPFLRPDGKAQVTIRYENDKPIAVEKVVVSAQHEPNVAYETLKEAIIEEVVKPVLPQEMVNGREITYFINPTGRFVIGGPQGDAGLTGRKIIVDTYGGVFSHGGGAFSGKDPTKVDRSASYFARYVAKNVVAAGLAEKCGVQVAYAIGVAEPVSLMVQTFGTGKMPDEELTKLVQKHFDFTPGGIIETLDLRRPIYRKTAAYGHFGREMKEFTWEKTDMAETLKKG